The Vigna unguiculata cultivar IT97K-499-35 chromosome 1, ASM411807v1, whole genome shotgun sequence nucleotide sequence GCTATTTTTAGAATCTGTTTTCGTCCTGGAGAAATTGGAGAGATCGTGCAGTTTTCCATCTGAAATAGAGCCACCTGAGAGTCACAAAGTTTCTGAATATTCTGGAAGATCACTCAAgtgcagatccaagaagaattgatAGTTAATTCTACCATGATGTGTCTTTCTTGAATCAAGGAGCATCTTGTCAAATCTGCACCacataggtgtattcgtttcttgttttttatttactgTATTTCTGATTACTGTTGCTTCAGGgtgtgaagtgtaggcctaggtgcaattgtgtggatgaaTTGCTCCtaggggagttcttgattggtgaatcaagttcttgggttatGAGGGTTTAGAATtatataggtgtgcttgtaattcttggatcctatctgtttagtggaatcctcataagtgtgttacttaggagaagactggatgtagattcgccttgaatcgaaccagtataaattgtgtgtattgcttctttcttctctctcaaaatctttcttgattgaattaaacagtccattaacccaaaactgtgaaattgattaattgagctttaaaacctaaagattcATTCAAGATTCATCTTAGATCAGATAAAAGcctattaatcaattcagatccctttgtggttaagataattagacagATATGTTTTTAACAAACCCTcaagggtggtttgtgactcacacccctacaataattgtcattgggtttattaagaggtattttataaaataagcataataatgcacatacctcaaccattaggtttattaagaggtattttataaaatacgcATAATAATGAACATacacaatttatagtacacatcgccataggaatgagacataaaatttaatcaaactatttggtgtactttagtcaacaacaacttcgttgttacccattgaacttcattccatgggatcgccattcatgtggagatgggtgtccattgttgcaactaatttatgggctataGTCTCATTCTCCTTGACGACTTAAATTCTTGTTGTTCATGCATCAACCCTTTGATAAGCAGATCTGCAATATTTCTTTCCgacctgacaaagtcaagagagataatatcataagtaattaaatttctaatatatttgtctctcattctcatatgtcaatttcattgacattttttactaaaaactttaaatataacaatttaattgtcAGGATGCTTTGAACAAAGgaataatttatgcttgcatAGTAGATCATGATAGaacaacaactttttaacatatttccatgATAGTGCACCTCcatccaaggttaaaacatagCCATAACCAATAGGTGATTTGCGTCAccaaaatcaatatccaatttacattaaaaatatcattcaataatctcaagaaattggacatattgccataatataagaaacacaaataatattacactagATGGCAAAATAGGAAGGtatatattcattcactttataatatataaccaagattttttttttattaacaagtaTGTTAACCATGGcaagacacccccacactttgaaatattttaaatgtggttcttttttctttcataactcataataagtttttgtgttcaaaatatggtaagcaagatataaaatttcactaatataatgttaggcaagctagaacttgtagaataacatttaccatatcaaaacattttttttctttctttcgcTGTACCATTATATTAACACCATACACTATATGAAGATGTTACATAACAAATAATACCATGAGTTTCACACAAAACactcatttatatatacatgtattttcatttctctatttaattaattttgtacctcaaaattttataatttgaatggtctctaaccaaaatttctcaatatataacatgatatataacatctttatcaatggtaagaatagacaatattaaagcataaattaatataacagcAAAAATATTAGCTTTAGtcatcacaaaaaattattcaatgagccaaaaatttatttatccataatttcatttattgttaccaatagaaatagaaaaattatacacatcaatttttaggcttagttgaaactgatttaattataaccataagaaacacattagttcacaaaaatgtgtttttatcttcagctttatatttttttaatcttagaAATGAATGCAGATGAGTActcaaaaatagaaataacaagataaaatttttttctctctaagaatgttagaaaatgattactcaaataatactaataatcataaaaatatgaaataacataataataataattagagcaataataatactaacatgtatataaataaatgaatattaatctGATATCaactattataataacaataataaataaaagataaaaggtaaggagtagaaatatcttAGGTTGAGGTacgcatagcgctatccttagagagaaaacatccctactgcacagggctaaacaaatacacaatacacaatcatatgtgtttcttatcatatgcgtttctctccaAAGATACAActcgtcagatcgatcgagtgcagcgaaggatctccaaaccttatgaacaccattatcttaaagataatatagagaagaaaagaagaacatttCAGAGAAAAACTTTAGAGTTTGTTGTCTCTGTTATTGTGTCTTTTCCCATGCACTTAtatggtatttataggtagaaaaaggagacaaagaagtaaagtgtaataagaatatagccaTATAGCCGTTAGagcattaacccataaattaaagatatataaaaacataagtaacagtagaatttctattttaattattttattttttaaattatattaaaatatttctaacaattgATCTGTCTGACTAATGGTCCGACGATAGACTATATTGTACATATCTAATCTTGGATATTTACACCAGAACATCTAGTCTTGGTTGAGATATTAAAACCGTTTTTTAAGAACAATATATTTGTCGGTATActttgaatttcaaaatataaaacatgattacttttatcttttaataaatataccgACATTCGAAATACATGTCTCACAATTTAAATGCTAACCATTCGTGTATATTATATGGATAATTgaagtatgatttttttttccctaAACTCAAGCTTCAACGTACGTGATAATtggcaaaataataaaatattcaaaacttTTCGATTGTTATGTTATCATTTGTATATTAGATTAGATactaatattttagatttttaactggtagaattgaaatatttttacattacatcattttttaaataaaaatatatattttaaattgaataattcaaaaatatattttaaaatattgaatcaCTAATATATTTCCGAAATTTTAAATTacgtaaataaaaaatataatttagattatatttttgaatttttattaagtaatttgaaaatatattttaaattatataatcttaattaaaaatatattcttaaattttcaCATTAATCTATAACATATTGTTGAGTTGTGTAATATGTAATACATTGAAAAtctcaaatacaatttttacctttaaattacataatttaaaataaatttttaaactatagaattttaaatgttttcaacTTATGATAATTTCCCTTTTTTACATGGATACAAGGTACCATACTTTGTCAAAAAGATCAAGCAAAACGTTGTTGGGTACTTATTACATTTAAACTAAAGTCGAACGATTTCAGGAgcaaagctcaacaactattaTTAACCATGTTAAACTTAGAACCAAATTGTTTAAGATATTAATCGCCGGAAGCAAGAGCTTTGTTTGGTTGTTTATGTCCCCAACTATAAATTTGGATGATAATTTTCaatcaaattattcatttttaaatgcGTAGTTTGAAAATCaaagttattaatttctaagtatattgattaaaagtaaataattaaaactatgaGAACATTTAGTAAATTAGAAGGACAAGTGTAACtaaacaaatttttcatttttttatatttactaaagATATTGGGTTGGAAGGAGGGATGTTAAGAAAATCCATATCTGCGGGTAAATCTCGTAATGAGTAGGAAATTagtattgtaaatggatattcACGAGTAACGAGTTCGAGTATTTCTTATACCAGCATATTAACAGGgtgggtacgagtatcataatATCCGTACTCGTGGATACCAGTACCCGCACCTGTGCATACCCGAACCCtcacccgtggatacccgtacccgctatactataatttaaattaaaaaaaataaaatataattaaaatattaacatattaattttgaatgagttattttttatcaattggtttttaaaaatcttcatttatttgtaaactatCACCCAAcgctatttaaatgagttatttgaactttatttgaaatttatgaatattatatattctaatttagttgaattaatagttaaaatatgttattaaatattttaaaccattttttataaatacctgTGGGTACCCGTGAatatccgtggatattaaaaaaatatgcgggTACGGATACCCACACAGTTATGAGAACAAATATGaagcaaatatttatccagcaaaTGGGTATAGAGAGAACTATTATCCATGCCCTACCAACCCATTGATATTCATAATTGATAGATTCTATTGAATTGCATCCTGATGCAAAGAACACCTTTTGGAATTAAGAGCATAAGACGAATTGAATACAGGTGAATGCCACCAAAAATCACACATAAGAAGCATACTACTGAAATTAAACAGTAACAAAAGACATAATTTCTATAGTTTTATATCTCCATATccattttgaacaaatttttgGTACACAGTACCCAAGAAGAAAAACTTAAAGGGAAATTAGTACATGAAAggagcaaaagaaaaaaaagaaggaaattgtAAACATAGTGATGATGATTTGTGGTGAAGTTGGATTGATCAATTGATGTGTATGTGAATGCCTATTGCTACAATCAAGATGGTAAGTAtgcagaaaaatatgatggCATGAACCAAAATTGCAATCCCACTAGTGCTCATGTTCCCAAACTCAACCACTCTATACCTTGCTGGAAATTGGAACAACAAACCAGGAGATAAGAGTATGAACAAAGCCACTGCCACAATAACTGGTCCCCAATCAGCTCCCATTTTCCCTTCACTCTTCACTCTTCACTTCTCAGTTTCTGCTAGATTCTGCTTCTGCTTCTGCTTCTGTGTTCTTCCTTGATTCAGAAAACAAGCCAAATATGGAGCATGTGGTAAAGTGGGGGCTTTCTCAATAAGTAGAAGACTTCCTTGGTGGTTAAGGAGAAGGGGATGCCAAACTTGGAGGGAAAAAAAGACAAGGCCTAAGGAGAGAAGAAAGGTATGTTATTTGTTGTGGCCAGTGGGACTTGCTTTATGTGCCAGCCAAAAGaactaccttttttttttttattttagttttcctCAAGCTTCCGATAATGTTTCATCTCACTGTCTTTTTCTCTTATTGCTTTACTGTTTGATTTTAAAGTGGGTGTAATTTGTTGATTAAACTatgttcattttttaaaagcggAAAGAAACGCGTGTGAAAAGATTGAGTTGTTGCATGAGACGACACTCTGGGAGGTTCCTTAGTTTATGTGTGCGAAGCCAAAGGTTACATGAATGTTGAAAAGAAGGCATGCATGCTCATAAAAGGAGAAATGAAAGGTATATCTCCATTAAGCTTGGTCAGATATGACATgacatgtaaaatatttattatttatttagggattaaaattaagaacaatataattatttataaatctgATGCAAAAgcaaaatttttgaaagattaaGGGACTAAACATGAAATTCAAATATACCTACCACAATTTACACAGTAATCTATACCTATTTTATTCGTCTCTTTTAGTGATTACTGGGACCATATGAAATAGTTTGTGGCCCGATAAGATAGGCCCAGTCTCCAACTCCAGTTTCATGTAATAAATATGACTTAAACCATTGGAAGATTCATTGGGGAATTTGGAAGATTCATGATATTGGAAAGAGAGAGAGTACACAGATAAAAGAAAGGGAGAAAAAGTGAGAAGCAAATGAACTCTTTGCATGTATATATAGGCAGGGTTAGAATGTTATCATGGGGAACATCTTTTGAagatattgttaaattaattttgtcctACAAGTTACCTGTAATGTTATGCCATGTACATGTTCCCACCCTAAGAATGGAATCTTATTCTATCCATGCCtgtctaaataattaaaaggaaaaatatatttttattctttaaattttggctttcaacattatatttaaaagttacttgttaatgtttttttctaaGAGTTTAGGTGTGTATTCTACGGTATTGAttgcaaaattgaaatttggtATAGTGGAAAATAAGGATATAAATTAACTTTGTTTCATCGTTCCTTCAAATCTTAAATTTGTAATTCTTGCTTTTGTAAAGTTGGCAATTGCCCCTCTCAGGCTCTAGGAAACAATTAAATCTATTCTCCATACTCATTGAATGGATtaacaatgttttattttattatttattttatgagaaGAATAAGCCCTCAATAAACATAAAGTCTTTTATGCCCAACATTTGTACTATTTCTgcgaaaataatttaagtactTATATTTGAACTATTGGACTATTTGAATATGAATTTTGTTTAGGTTGAATTAGAAATTTCATGattcttttgtattttcaatATCGGAAGCATTTCAAACAATGGcttcttaaataattttctcaataatccttataaaaaatgaaaaacttaaaattaattaattatttattttatataataagttAATTTATCTTAGACTTTATGAATTTAACTTATTACTTGTATTCCATTGAAAATTTATATCTTGAATCGTTACAAGGAGGAATATTTACACTTGAACACAAATTAAGAGATGAGTtgatttcttaataaaaatttatgctttcaaaattttctttttaagattagttacaataaaatgtttttctttataataacatcagttaaataaaaaaaagtaagaaaagtgAAAGTTTGCATAAGATATTTTATACGGGTTCTTCACCTGATGTAGATTCTTGTTATAGTTTTTCAAATATGGTGTGATGTtcattaagaaaactaagtaaaaattctcattggacattaagataacaagctatTTAGATGTGAATGTGCACTTCAAGAAGCTCTAGAGTAGGAGAGAGTTCATTtaagcaataaaataaaaaaatggaaacataaacataaaaatcGAATTGATTTAGGAAAGAAGATGAATAAAAGATGGAAAGACATGAAAGGAGAATGGGAAGAAGTGAGGAGATGTTGTAACaccaaataataaaagaaaattcataatttaaaataattcattgtGGATACGAGTAATTGGAGGTCTTCTAGTGCCCTACAATGCATGTTTATGTTTGGAATGAAATTAGGTTTGGAGTATATGGACCAATAATCTGTATTCTTAACCAAATGAAACTGAAGTTCATATACTTTGTTGATGGTGTAGAGGCTATAAACTAGATGAATGTATATGGTCAAATCTATATGGGAGAAAAAGCATACAATTATTAAGTGATGACAAGGAAGTCGAAGATCTTGGAAATGACTACAATCCTACAACCAATCATTTAATTTAACCATGAAAGAAATTGGTTGGTGATGATCATGTGGAGACATCTCTTGATcctcaaattcaaaattttgtctTTATTATCTACGCACTTTACACATTCCcgatttttgttgaatttttctaataatagcATTTATGTCTTTAGGATATTGGTGTCTTGCTCATAACATTGATTCTTCCTTATTGTGTCACTCAACAAACCCTGTTGCAGTCATTTCCATTGTTGCCCTAATTAGAGAACAAATTCATAATGAAGGAGGTCATTTTAGAATAGAGTTCATACATTCAACCCGGTTTGTTGTCATGTGTCGAATCTACTGCCCTCGTCGTACGCTTGAGTCCACTTTTGTAATGGTATCCTGTCGATTTAAGAATACAAATTAGATTGTAATGGTATGCTTGAGTCCACTTGGGATGAATGGGATCTCAATGCCAAAACTTGTTGAATTTTACATGGATTGTGTGATACCGAGCTTGTCCATAAAATTTGCATTCAAGCAATGATGGATCATTTTTGCCATTGTCATAAAAAAGCATACACCCTTTAACACAAAAATCAATCTTCTTAGACTTCAAACCTAACTTTGAAACTAATCTCTTGGCTTCATAATAATTCTTTGGAAAAGAATTATTTAGTGGTGTTAGATCTAAATAGATTTTTGCCATACTGTCTAATGTTCCAATTAGATTTGCAAGCTAAAAGTCTAATGCATACTGATAGTTTCGACTCTATTACCCCTCCAAATACAGGTTGATTTGCCTctgccaataaattttaaatactctAAGTGGCTTCATTTGGAGACTCTTCTAAACGactattttcttattaatcAAATGAACCATGTCGATTAAGAGCAGCATTCACCATTTCTTGGATATACATAAATTGATCCATCTTAGAGGTGTGTGCAATAGTGCTTGAACTATGAAGGCGATTTTCTTGTGCAGTCCAATCAACAGAGGGCATTTATTCACCATGAAATGTCCAAATCTTGTAATTTGGCATGTATCCTTTTTGGTATAGATGAACTTTAACCACCTcgtctttcaaaattttagtgtATTCGCACCATCAAgagcataatatttatattgtcgaGCTGTTCGAACAAAGTCTTCAACTCCTTTGAGAAAAGTTTCCTTCAAACCTCTTCCAAGATAACAATGTTCATACATCCAACCAAGGTGGATGGGAACTTCCGCCATGTCCTAGGGTAAGCCCAAGGAGGaaaatgttatgttacattatgCTAGTGCAACAAAGGATAATTATCAAACATGTGTCTTAAGTAATAAACCTATTACTACCTAAGCCCATACATGTGGAAGGCAAAGATAGAGGGTGCGCGAATAATTTCATCATTCTAGCACACTTCTAGTTtacttgatttcaatttttgcaccaattttATAGTATTCTTTTAGTCTAGTTGCAATTTACATATACAAATCATGATCAAGG carries:
- the LOC114182528 gene encoding uncharacterized protein LOC114182528 gives rise to the protein MGADWGPVIVAVALFILLSPGLLFQFPARYRVVEFGNMSTSGIAILVHAIIFFCILTILIVAIGIHIHIN